In one window of Juglans regia cultivar Chandler chromosome 3, Walnut 2.0, whole genome shotgun sequence DNA:
- the LOC109011904 gene encoding rhomboid-like protein 15, which yields MRPNIVTEAGLPTRVGQWWDGIPFLTSSVVVACGIIYLVCLLVGYDSFFEICFSPSAVLSQFQVYRIYTSIFFHGSLLHVLFNMMALVPLGSELERITGSVRLLYMIILLATSNAIFHLLIALVVAHNPFHPYLFLMNECSIGFSGILFSMIVIETSLSGVQSRSVFGLFNVPTKWYPWILLVVFQLLMTNVSLLGHLCGILSGFAYTYGLFNFLMPGTSFYSSIEASSWLSSCIRRPKFILCTGGNSAGYIPTHSSQNTTSSGLLSGNIWRNWSSWMPRRESFAQSTQDNQRFPGRGRTLGVVQSQTVSADNSDSNLQARLLDNSSPNHSLDVAATGTGQRLSDGRRQAADNPAALVPARHQGSVASEEEIQKLVSMGFERTQVEVALAAADGDLNVAVEILMSQQG from the exons ATGAGACCCAACATTGTTACGGAG GCAGGATTGCCTACTAGGGTGGGCCAATGGTGGGATGGCATTCCATTCCTTACTTCTTCTGTGGTGGTTGCTTGTGGGATTATATACCTGGTCTGCCTCTTAGTTGGATATGACTCCTTTTTTGAAATATGCTTCTCGCCCTCAGCTGTTTTATCACAGTTCCAAG TTTACAGGATTTATACCTCCATCTTTTTTCATGGTTCACTGCTTCATGTTCTGTTCAACATGATGGCGTTGGTTCCTTTGGGTTCTGAATTGGAGAGAATCACGGGATCTGTCCGCTTGTTGTACATGATCATTCTATTGGCTACAAGCAATGctatttttcatcttctcaTTGCACTAGTGGTGGCACATAATCCTTTTCACCCTTATCTGTTTCTCATGAATGAGTGTTCTATAGGCTTCTCAGGAATCTTATTCTCTATGATTGTGATCGAAACAAGTTTGAGCGGAGTCCAATCTAGGAG TGTCTTTGGACTCTTTAATGTGCCCACCAAGTG GTATCCGTGGATCTTGCTGGTCGTGTTCCAGCTTCTGATGACAAATGTCTCATTACTTGGACACCTATGTGGAATTTTGTCTGGATTTGCAT ATACTTATGGCTTATTCAACTTCTTAATGCCTGGAACATCTTTTTATTCTTCCATTGAGGCCTCTTCTTGGCTT TCATCTTGCATAAGGCGACCTAAATTTATTCTTTGCACTGGTGGGAATTCAGCAGGCTACATCCCTACACATTCGAGCCAAAATACAACTTCTAG TGGATTATTGTCTGGAAATATTTGGAGAAATTGGTCCTCATGGATGCCCCGAAGGGAATCATTTGCTCAG TCAACTCAGGACAATCAAAGATTTCCAGGGAGGGGGAGGACACTTGGAGTTGTGCAAAGTCAAACAGTTTCTGCTGATAATTCAGATTCAAACCTACAGGCTAGACTCTTGGATAATAGCAGCCCAAATCATTCTTTGGATGTGGCAGCAACTGGTACAGGACAACGGTTATCTGATGGAAg GCGGCAAGCAGCGGATAATCCAGCGGCTTTAGTCCCTGCACGCCATCAG GGTTCAGTGGCTTCCGAAGAAGAAATCCAAAAACTTGTATCAATGGGCTTTGAAAGG ACACAGGTAGAAGTTGCACTAGCAGCTGCTGATGGGGATCTGAATGTGGCGGTGGAAATTCTCATGAGCCAACAG GGATAA
- the LOC109011960 gene encoding ubiquitin carboxyl-terminal hydrolase 12-like, translating into MTVMNPPALDQEEEEMLVPHSDLVEGPQPMEVVAQVEPSSTVENQQVEDPPSLKFTWTIENFSRLNTKKHYSEVFVVGGYKWRILVFPKGNNVDHLSMYLDVANSTTLPYGWSRYAQFSLGVLNQAHSKYSIRKDTQHQFNARESDWGFTSFMPLSDLYDPSRGYLVNDSCIVEAEVAVRKVLDYWSYDSKKETGYVGLKNQGATCYMNSLLQTLYHIPYFRKAVYHMPTTENDMPSGSIPLALQSLFYKLQYNDSSVATKELTKSFGWDTYDSFMQHDVQELNRVLCEKLEDKMKGTVVEGTIQQLFEGHHMNYIECINVDYKSTRKESFYDLQLDVKGCRDVYASFDKYVEVERLEGDNKYHAEEHGLQDAKKGVLFIDFPPVLQLQLKRFEYDFMRDTMVKINDRYEFPLQLDLDRENGKYLSPEADRSVRNLYTLHSVLVHSGGVHGGHYYAFIRPTFSDQWLKFDDERVTKEDVKRALEEQYGGEEELPPTNPGFNNTPFKFTKYSNAYMLVYIRESDKDKIICNVDEKDIAEHLRIRLKKEQEEKEDKRRYKAQAHLYTIIKVARDEDLSKQIGKDMYFDLVDHDKVHSFRIQKQTPFNLFKEEVAKEFGIPVQFQRFWVWAKRQNHTYRPNRPLNLQEEAQSVGHLREVSNKTHNAELKLFLEVELGLDLRPITPPDKAKEDILLFFKFYDPEKGELRYVGRLFVKSSGKPIEILDKLNQMAGFTPDEEIELYEEIKFEPCVMCEHLDKKTSFRLSQIEDGDIICFQKSPQPGSDEEFRYPDVPSFLEYVHNRQVVHFRSLERPKEDDFCLELSKINSYDEVVEKVAQRIGLDDPSKIRLTSHNCYSQQPKPQPIKYQGVEHLSDMLVHYNQTSDILYYEVLDIPLPELQGLKNLKVAFLHATKDEVVIHNIRLPKQSTVGDVLNVLRTKVELSHPNAEVRLLEVFYHKIYKIFPLNEKIENINDQYWTLRAEEVPEEEKNLGPQDRLVHVYHFTKETAQNQMQVQNFGEPFFLAIHEGETLAEVKVRIQKKLQVQDEEFLKWKFAFLSLGRPDYLQDSDVVSSRFQRRDVYGAWEQYLGLEHSDNTPKRPYAVNQNRHTFEKPVKIYN; encoded by the exons ATGACCGTGATGAATCCTCCGGCATTAGAC caagaggaagaggagatgcTGGTCCCGCATTCGGATTTAGTTGAGGGTCCTCAGCCTATGGAAG TCGTGGCTCAAGTGGAGCCTTCAAGTACAGTGGAGAATCAGCAAGTGGAGGATCCACCATCTTTGAAATTCACGTGGACAATTGAGAATTTCTCTAGGTTGAATACCAAGAAGCACTACTCTGAGGTTTTTGTCGTTGGCGGTTATAAATG GAGGATACTTGTTTTTCCAAAAGGGAACAATGTGGACCACTTGTCGATGTATTTGGATGTCGCTAATTCTACCACATTGCCATATGGCTGGAGTAGATACGCACAATTCAGCTTGGGTGTGCTTAATCAGGCTCACAGCAAGTACTCAATAAGAAAGG ACACACAACACCAGTTCAATGCAAGGGAGAGCGACTGGGGTTTCACATCGTTTATGCCTCTCAGTGATCTTTATGACCCAAGTAGGGGTTACCTTGTCAATGATAGTTGTATTGTTGAAGCTGAGGTTGCTGTCCGTAAGGTTCTGGATTACTGGTCATATGACTCAAAGAAGGAGACTGGTTATGTTGGACTGAAGAACCAAGGCGCAACATGTTACATGAACTCTCTGCTTCAGACTCTCTACCATATTCCTTACTTTAGAAAG GCTGTGTACCATATGCCAACAACTGAAAATGATATGCCCTCCGGTAGTATTCCTTTGGCATTACAGAGTTTATTCTACAAGCTTCAATATAATGACAGCAGTGTGGCAACTAAAGAATTGACCAAGTCTTTCGGTTGGGATACATATGATTCTTTCATGCAACATGATGTCCAAGAACTCAATAGAGTCCTGTGTGAAAAACTTGAAGACAAAATGAAG GGTACTGTTGTGGAGGGGACAATACAACAATTATTTGAAGGACACCACATGAATTACATTGAATGCATCAATGTGGACTACAAATCTACAAGAAAGGAATCTTTTTATG ACCTCCAGCTTGATGTCAAAGGCTGTCGGGATGTTTATGCTTCTTTTGACAAGTATGTGGAAGTTGAACGTCTTGAAGGTGATAACAAATACCATGCTGAAGAACATGGTTTGCAG GATGCTAAGAAGGGTGTCTTGTTTATTGACTTTCCCCCAGTTCTTCAACTTCAGCTTAAGCGGTTTGAATATGATTTCATGAGGGACACTATGGTGAAG ATAAACGACCGCTATGAATTTCCTCTTCAACTTGACCTTGATAGGGAGAATGGAAAATATCTATCACCCGAAGCTGATAGGAGTGTTCGCAACCTATACACGCTTCATAG TGTCTTGGTCCATAGCGGTGGGGTGCATGGTGGACATTACTATGCTTTTATCAGGCCAACATTCTCAGATCAGTG GTTAAAATTTGACGATGAGCGGGTGACAAAAGAGGATGTAAAAAGGGCATTAGAGGAGCAATACGGTGGTGAGGAAGAG TTGCCACCAACCAATCCTGGCTTCAATAATACTCCCTTTAAATTCACAAAATACTCAAATGCTTACATGCTTGTGTATATACGTGAAAGTGACAAGGacaaaataatttgtaatgTTGATGAGAAGGATATAGCTGAGCACCTGAGG ATAAGGTTGaagaaagaacaagaagagaaggaagacaAGAGAAGATATAAAGCACAGGCCCACTTGTATACTATTATAAAG GTTGCTCGAGATGAAGATCTTTCCAAACAGATTGGAAAGGATATGTATTTTGACCTTGTGGATCATGACAAAGTTCATAGTTTCCGTATTCAGAAACAAACACCCTTTAATCTTTTCAAG GAGGAGGTTGCCAAAGAGTTTGGCATACCAGTGCAATTTCAGCGGTTTTGGGTTTGGGCAAAGCGGCAAAACCATACGTATCGTCCCAATCGACCTTTGAACCTTCAGGAGGAAGCACAATCG GTTGGACACTTGAGGGAGGTATCAAATAAGACGCATAATGCagaattaaaattgtttttggaAGTAGAGCTTGGACTG GATCTGCGACCTATTACCCCTCCTGACAAAGCTAAAGAAgatattcttcttttcttcaagtTTTATGACCCTGAAAAAGGAGAACTGCG ATATGTTGGTAGGCTTTTTGTAAAGAGTTCAGGTAAGCCCATAGAAATACTAGATAAACTTAACCAAATGGCTGGATTCACCCCTGACGAGGAGATAGAACTTTATGAG GAAATAAAGTTTGAGCCCTGTGTCATGTGTGAGCACCTTGATAAGAAGACCTCATTTCGACTAAGTCAG ATTGAAGACGGGGACATTATCTGCTTCCAGAAGTCTCCTCAACCTGGAAGTGATGAAGAATTCCGATATCCAGATGTTCCATCTTTTTTGGAATATGTGCACAATCGCCAG GTTGTTCATTTCCGATCTTTGGAGAGACCAAAAGAGGATGACTTTTGTCTAGAATT gtCGAAGATAAATAGTTATGACGAGGTTGTGGAAAAAGTTGCACAGCGAATTGGTTTGGATGATCCATCCAAAATCAGACTCACATCTCACAACTGCTATTCTCAGCAACCTAAGCCCCAACCTATCAAATATCAAGGAGTAGAGCATTTGTCAGACATGCTAGTCCATTACAATCAG ACCTCAGATATATTGTACTATGAAGTCTTGGACATCCCTCTGCCGGAATTGCAAGGTCTTAAAAATCTGAAAGTTGCTTTTCTTCATGCTACCAAGGATGAA GTGGTAATTCACAATATTAGGTTGCCTAAACAGAGCACTGTTGGAGATGTGCTTAATGTATTGAGAACAAAG GTAGAGTTGTCACATCCAAATGCAGAAGTTAGACTGCTTGAAGTTTTCTATCACAAGATCTATAAG ATCTTTCCACTCAATGAAAAGATCGAGAATATAAATGACCAGTACTGGACATTGCGTGCAGAGGAG GTACCAGAAGAGGAGAAAAACCTTGGCCCCCAAGATCGTTTGGTTCATGTTTATCACTTCACCAAAGAGACTGCACAAAACCAAATG CAAGTACAAAATTTTGGGGAACCTTTTTTCTTGGCGATACATGAAGGAGAGACATTAGCAGAAGTTAAAGTGCGAATCCAAAAGAAATTGCAGGTTCAAGATGAGGAGT
- the LOC109011906 gene encoding universal stress protein PHOS34 isoform X1, whose amino-acid sequence METQSAGAAVGSEQQPLMKKNEKQNKKKMIKVIMVGIDESDESFNALRWTLDFLFVSIGEAPETRLDEVGKVVLVHVQQPFHHYVFPAGPGGAAFYATSAVVESVRKAQEENTTVLLSRALQMCKDKMVSLAEAETLVLDGDPKDMICQAAEQMQVDLLVVGSRGLGKIKRAFLGSVSDYCAHHAKCPILIVKPPRESSK is encoded by the exons ATGGAGACCCAGAGTGCAGGTGCAGCAGTGGGATCAGAGCAGCAGCCATtgatgaaaaagaatgagaagcaaaacaagaagaagatgatcaaagTGATCATGGTGGGGATTGACGAGAGCGATGAAAGCTTCAATGCGCTCAGGTGGACACTTGATTTCCTCTTTGTTTCCATCGGTGAAGCGCCCGAAACCAGGCTGGATGAAGTGGGCAAGGTCGTACTGGTTCATGTTCAGCAGCCCTTCCACCACTACGTCTTCCCGGCTGGGCCCGGTGGAGCTG CATTTTATGCAACGTCTGCGGTGGTGGAATCTGTGAGGAAAGCCCAGGAAGAAAATACTACAGTACTACTCTCTCGTGCGTTACAAATGTGCAAAGACAAGATGGTAAGCCTA GCCGAAGCTGAGACGCTGGTTCTTGATGGAGACCCGAAGGACATGATTTGTCAGGCTGCAGAGCAAATGCAGGTTGATCTCCTGGTAGTGGGTAGCCGCGGCCTTGGCAAAATCAAAAG GGCATTCTTAGGAAGTGTGAGTGACTACTGTGCACATCATGCAAAGTGTCCCATCCTAATTGTGAAGCCGCCGAGGGAGTCTAGCAAGTAG
- the LOC109011906 gene encoding universal stress protein YxiE isoform X2, producing the protein METQSAGAAVGSEQQPLMKKNEKQNKKKMIKVIMVGIDESDESFNALRWTLDFLFVSIGEAPETRLDEVGKVVLVHVQQPFHHYVFPAGPGGAAFYATSAVVESVRKAQEENTTVLLSRALQMCKDKMAEAETLVLDGDPKDMICQAAEQMQVDLLVVGSRGLGKIKRAFLGSVSDYCAHHAKCPILIVKPPRESSK; encoded by the exons ATGGAGACCCAGAGTGCAGGTGCAGCAGTGGGATCAGAGCAGCAGCCATtgatgaaaaagaatgagaagcaaaacaagaagaagatgatcaaagTGATCATGGTGGGGATTGACGAGAGCGATGAAAGCTTCAATGCGCTCAGGTGGACACTTGATTTCCTCTTTGTTTCCATCGGTGAAGCGCCCGAAACCAGGCTGGATGAAGTGGGCAAGGTCGTACTGGTTCATGTTCAGCAGCCCTTCCACCACTACGTCTTCCCGGCTGGGCCCGGTGGAGCTG CATTTTATGCAACGTCTGCGGTGGTGGAATCTGTGAGGAAAGCCCAGGAAGAAAATACTACAGTACTACTCTCTCGTGCGTTACAAATGTGCAAAGACAAGATG GCCGAAGCTGAGACGCTGGTTCTTGATGGAGACCCGAAGGACATGATTTGTCAGGCTGCAGAGCAAATGCAGGTTGATCTCCTGGTAGTGGGTAGCCGCGGCCTTGGCAAAATCAAAAG GGCATTCTTAGGAAGTGTGAGTGACTACTGTGCACATCATGCAAAGTGTCCCATCCTAATTGTGAAGCCGCCGAGGGAGTCTAGCAAGTAG